The following proteins are co-located in the Diaphorobacter sp. HDW4B genome:
- a CDS encoding GNAT family N-acetyltransferase, whose product MNFHIRKACTSDISVIAQVHHASFPRQGDSERWVSCTLAAEPRFLVFVGMLDGSAVGYIFWSQKSGFRAEVVLELDQIAILPECRGKGLAERLIRESLHSIETALLSEGRKLKATLVSTREDNQAQLLYAKALGAKPVARIADLYSAAEVILLARK is encoded by the coding sequence ATGAACTTCCACATTCGCAAGGCCTGCACTTCCGATATTTCTGTCATCGCGCAGGTGCATCACGCGTCGTTTCCACGGCAGGGTGATTCCGAGCGCTGGGTGTCATGCACCTTGGCTGCCGAGCCGCGCTTTCTTGTGTTCGTCGGCATGCTTGATGGGAGCGCCGTCGGCTACATCTTCTGGTCGCAGAAGTCCGGTTTCCGCGCTGAGGTGGTGCTCGAACTGGATCAGATCGCCATTCTTCCCGAGTGCAGGGGCAAGGGCTTGGCCGAGCGACTCATCCGCGAGTCGCTGCATTCCATCGAAACCGCATTGCTCTCCGAAGGCCGGAAGTTGAAGGCCACTCTGGTGTCCACGCGCGAAGACAACCAGGCGCAACTTCTCTACGCCAAAGCCCTGGGCGCAAAGCCCGTGGCGCGCATTGCCGATCTGTACTCGGCGGCAGAGGTGATTCTGCTGGCCCGAAAGTAG
- the glmS gene encoding glutamine--fructose-6-phosphate transaminase (isomerizing) — MCGIVGAVSHRNIVPILVQGLQRLEYRGYDSCGVAVHEASMGNNPTGGLHRARSTARVAELQAQVDTEHLQGATGIAHTRWATHGAPAVHNAHPHFSHGPNAAPAETDRAARVALVHNGIIENYQELRSMLQARGYAFSSQTDTEVIAHLVDSLYDGDLFEAVKAAIAQLHGAFAIAVMHKDEPHRVVGARAGSPLVLGVGENENFLASDAMALAGVTNQIVYLKEGDLVDLQPGRYWIVDQAGQRMTEAQRPVRTVHAHSGAAELGPYRHYMQKEIFEQPRAIADTLEGVQAIVPELFDGIDADGSTRTAAWRVFKEIDSVLILACGTSYYSGCAAKYWIEAIAKIPCNVEVASEYRYRTSVPNSRTLVVTISQSGETADTLAALRHAQSLGMTHTLTVCNVATSAMVRECELAYITRAGVEIGVASTKAFTTQLAGLFLLTLALAQSKGRLTEEREAQYLTSMRHLPVALQAVLALEPQVISWAEDFAKMENALFLGRGIHYPIALEGALKLKEISYIHAEAYPAGELKHGPLALVTSSMPVVTVAPHDELLEKLKSNMQEVRARGGVLYVLADGDSQIESEDGIHVIRMPEHYGALSPILHVVPLQLLAYHTAVARGTDVDKPRNLAKSVTVE, encoded by the coding sequence ATGTGCGGCATCGTCGGCGCGGTTTCCCATCGCAATATCGTTCCCATCCTCGTCCAGGGCCTTCAACGCCTCGAATACCGTGGTTATGACTCCTGCGGCGTGGCGGTGCACGAAGCCAGCATGGGCAACAACCCCACGGGCGGTCTGCACCGCGCACGCAGCACAGCGCGTGTGGCCGAACTGCAGGCGCAGGTCGATACCGAGCATCTGCAAGGCGCAACCGGCATTGCCCACACCCGCTGGGCCACGCATGGTGCACCGGCCGTGCACAACGCGCACCCGCATTTCAGCCACGGACCGAACGCCGCGCCCGCCGAAACCGACCGTGCGGCCCGCGTCGCGCTGGTGCACAACGGCATCATCGAGAACTATCAGGAACTGCGCAGCATGCTGCAGGCGCGCGGCTACGCGTTCTCCAGTCAGACGGACACCGAAGTCATTGCGCATCTGGTCGACAGCCTGTACGACGGCGACCTGTTCGAGGCCGTGAAGGCCGCCATCGCGCAACTGCATGGCGCGTTCGCGATTGCCGTCATGCACAAGGATGAGCCGCATCGCGTGGTCGGCGCGCGTGCCGGATCGCCGCTGGTGCTGGGCGTGGGCGAGAACGAAAACTTCCTCGCCAGCGACGCCATGGCGCTCGCGGGCGTGACCAACCAGATCGTCTATCTGAAGGAAGGCGACCTGGTCGATCTGCAACCCGGCCGCTACTGGATCGTCGACCAGGCCGGTCAGCGCATGACCGAAGCACAGCGCCCCGTGCGCACCGTGCACGCACACAGCGGCGCGGCCGAACTCGGCCCCTATCGCCACTACATGCAAAAGGAAATCTTCGAGCAGCCACGCGCGATTGCCGACACGCTAGAAGGCGTGCAGGCCATCGTGCCCGAGCTGTTCGATGGCATCGACGCCGATGGCAGCACACGCACCGCCGCGTGGCGCGTGTTCAAGGAAATCGACTCGGTGCTGATCCTCGCCTGCGGCACCAGCTACTACAGCGGCTGCGCGGCCAAGTATTGGATCGAGGCCATCGCCAAGATCCCTTGCAACGTCGAAGTCGCGAGCGAATACCGCTACCGCACCAGCGTGCCCAATTCCAGGACACTGGTCGTCACCATCAGCCAATCCGGCGAAACCGCCGACACGCTGGCCGCGCTGCGCCACGCGCAAAGCCTCGGCATGACGCACACGCTCACGGTCTGCAACGTCGCCACCAGCGCCATGGTTCGCGAATGCGAACTGGCCTACATCACGCGCGCGGGCGTGGAAATCGGCGTCGCGTCGACCAAGGCGTTCACCACGCAATTGGCTGGCCTGTTCCTGCTCACGCTCGCACTCGCCCAATCCAAGGGCCGCCTGACCGAAGAGCGTGAAGCGCAGTACCTCACATCGATGCGCCACCTGCCCGTCGCCCTGCAAGCCGTGCTCGCGCTGGAGCCACAGGTCATCAGCTGGGCCGAAGACTTCGCCAAGATGGAAAACGCGCTGTTCCTCGGTCGCGGCATCCACTACCCGATTGCCTTGGAAGGCGCGCTCAAGCTCAAGGAAATCAGCTACATCCACGCCGAGGCTTATCCCGCCGGTGAACTCAAGCACGGCCCGCTCGCGCTCGTCACCAGCAGCATGCCGGTGGTCACCGTCGCCCCGCACGACGAGCTGCTCGAAAAGCTCAAGAGCAACATGCAGGAAGTGCGTGCGCGCGGCGGCGTGCTCTATGTGCTGGCCGACGGCGACTCGCAGATCGAAAGCGAAGACGGCATCCACGTCATCCGCATGCCCGAACACTACGGCGCACTGAGCCCGATCCTGCACGTCGTGCCGCTGCAATTGCTGGCGTATCACACCGCCGTCGCACGCGGCACGGATGTGGACAAGCCACGCAATTTGGCCAAGTCGGTCACCGTGGAGTGA
- a CDS encoding Lrp/AsnC family transcriptional regulator, which produces MESQDTVIDAIDKQLLNLLQKDASISNQSLAELVHVSPPTCLRRVRRLHELGLIEKQVALLQPDRLAQLQGHGLTAIVEITLDQQGAEFLNAFEARVIAHEQVQQCWRVSPGPDFILVVHAHDMPAYHALAQRLFTHDANVRNVKAFFATHRAKFDTFVPLE; this is translated from the coding sequence ATGGAATCACAAGACACCGTCATAGACGCCATCGACAAGCAGTTGCTCAACCTGTTGCAGAAAGACGCGTCCATCAGCAACCAGTCGCTGGCCGAGCTCGTCCACGTCTCACCGCCCACCTGCCTGCGCCGCGTGCGCCGTCTGCATGAGCTTGGGCTGATCGAAAAGCAGGTCGCGCTGCTGCAACCGGACCGCTTGGCGCAGTTGCAAGGGCACGGACTGACGGCCATTGTCGAGATCACGCTCGACCAGCAAGGCGCGGAGTTTCTGAACGCCTTCGAGGCCCGCGTGATTGCGCACGAGCAGGTGCAGCAATGCTGGCGCGTCTCGCCCGGCCCGGACTTCATTCTGGTGGTCCACGCCCATGACATGCCCGCCTACCACGCGCTCGCGCAGCGGCTGTTCACGCACGACGCCAACGTGCGCAACGTGAAGGCATTCTTTGCCACCCACCGCGCGAAATTCGACACCTTTGTGCCACTCGAATGA
- a CDS encoding DnaJ C-terminal domain-containing protein, with the protein MEFKDYYKILGVDKSASQDEIKKAYRKLARKYHPDVSKEKDASERMAEVNEANTVLSDPEKRAAYDNLGKEGAYRGGQDFRAPPDWDSGFEFTGSHDGDGGMDSAAFSDFFEQMFGRTARAQRGGGAGNGAGASQFRSGPPPSQRGEDHHAKIELDLQDSYTGAERMLSLRGAKLDDSGHLVNEERQLQVTIPKGVRAGQLIRLSGQGSPGYGGAPNGDLFLEVQFKPDARWRAQDRDVYQSVNVSPWEAELGGPIEVTTPNGSTVEVNVPAHSKTGRKLRLKERGLPSATPGDLYLELHIVVPQATTDEQRAAYSNLAKAFAQFNPRSGQ; encoded by the coding sequence ATGGAGTTCAAGGACTATTACAAAATCCTGGGCGTTGACAAAAGCGCCTCTCAGGACGAGATCAAGAAGGCTTACCGAAAGCTCGCCCGCAAATACCACCCGGACGTCAGCAAGGAAAAAGACGCCTCCGAACGCATGGCCGAGGTCAACGAGGCCAACACCGTGCTGTCCGATCCGGAAAAGCGCGCCGCCTACGACAACCTCGGCAAAGAAGGCGCCTACCGCGGCGGCCAAGACTTCCGCGCGCCACCCGACTGGGACTCAGGATTCGAATTCACCGGCTCGCACGACGGCGACGGCGGCATGGACAGCGCCGCCTTCAGCGACTTCTTCGAGCAGATGTTCGGCCGCACCGCACGCGCGCAGCGTGGCGGCGGCGCTGGAAACGGTGCGGGCGCATCCCAGTTCCGCAGCGGCCCGCCCCCATCGCAACGCGGTGAAGACCACCACGCCAAGATCGAACTCGATCTGCAGGACTCGTACACCGGCGCGGAACGCATGCTCTCGCTGCGCGGCGCCAAGCTGGACGACAGCGGCCACCTGGTCAACGAAGAACGCCAACTGCAAGTGACGATCCCCAAGGGCGTGCGCGCAGGCCAGCTGATTCGCCTCTCCGGCCAAGGCAGCCCCGGCTACGGCGGCGCACCCAACGGCGACCTGTTCCTCGAAGTGCAGTTCAAGCCCGACGCCCGCTGGCGCGCGCAAGACCGCGACGTCTATCAAAGCGTGAACGTCTCGCCATGGGAAGCCGAACTCGGCGGCCCCATCGAAGTGACCACGCCGAATGGAAGCACCGTCGAAGTCAACGTCCCCGCCCACTCCAAGACCGGCCGCAAACTGCGCCTGAAAGAACGCGGCCTGCCCTCGGCCACGCCCGGCGATCTGTATCTGGAACTGCACATCGTGGTGCCCCAAGCCACCACCGACGAGCAACGCGCCGCCTACAGCAACCTCGCCAAAGCCTTCGCGCAATTCAACCCGCGCAGCGGCCAGTAA
- a CDS encoding chaperone modulator CbpM, with protein MPAQTTATTKALAELLDDHTLSLEDLARACAMAPDWVSARATEGLLQGDQATGTWRFTSTTVIRARRMARLESTFEADPQLAALTTDLMEEVAELKTRLRQLEAAFTRR; from the coding sequence ATGCCCGCACAAACAACAGCGACGACCAAGGCGCTTGCCGAACTGCTGGACGACCACACCCTGAGCCTCGAAGACCTCGCCCGCGCCTGCGCCATGGCCCCCGACTGGGTCAGCGCCCGCGCCACGGAAGGCCTGCTCCAAGGCGATCAGGCCACAGGCACCTGGCGCTTCACCAGCACGACAGTCATCCGCGCAAGAAGAATGGCCCGCCTCGAATCCACATTCGAAGCCGACCCGCAACTGGCCGCATTGACCACAGACCTGATGGAAGAAGTCGCAGAACTGAAAACGCGCCTTCGCCAGTTGGAAGCAGCCTTCACCCGCCGCTAA
- the glmU gene encoding bifunctional UDP-N-acetylglucosamine diphosphorylase/glucosamine-1-phosphate N-acetyltransferase GlmU, translating into MTAQIDIIIMAAGKGTRMKSRTPKVLQRLAGRPLLQHVVSQAQSLAPRRVVVVTGHGAEEVEAACSAFQLPTATKFDMQFVRQEPQLGTGHAVQQAVPKLQDDDGVVVVLSGDVPLTQAQTVADLVQASGGDKLALLTVRVPDPTGYGRIVRDANGVVQRIVEHKDASDEQRAINEIYSGIMAAPAKHLKQWLARIDNNNAQKEYYLTDVVAMAVADGVGVVGHCINDPLQVEGVNSPMQLAALERAHQLRQATKLMEQGVRMADPARFDLRDDVRGVLAQLDCSTDVEIDVGCIFTGQVEIGEGARIGAYCHISNAKIAAGAVIHPFTHIDGEKAGASVGEGALIGPFARLRPGAQLGREVHIGNFVEVKNSTLADGAKANHLAYLGDATVGERVNYGAGSITANYDGANKHRTVIEADVHVGSNCVLVAPVTIGAGGTVGGGSTVTKNTLPGSLTVARGKQVSIADWTRPAKK; encoded by the coding sequence ATGACAGCGCAAATCGACATCATCATCATGGCTGCGGGCAAGGGCACGCGCATGAAAAGCCGCACTCCCAAGGTTCTGCAACGTCTGGCGGGCAGGCCGCTGCTGCAACATGTGGTGTCGCAGGCGCAGAGCCTTGCGCCGCGCCGCGTGGTGGTGGTGACGGGCCACGGCGCGGAGGAGGTCGAGGCCGCGTGCTCGGCTTTCCAGTTGCCGACAGCGACGAAGTTCGACATGCAGTTCGTGCGTCAGGAGCCGCAGCTCGGCACCGGTCATGCCGTGCAGCAGGCCGTGCCCAAGCTGCAGGATGACGATGGCGTGGTCGTCGTGCTCTCGGGCGACGTGCCGCTCACGCAGGCGCAGACGGTGGCCGATCTGGTCCAGGCTTCGGGTGGTGACAAGCTCGCGCTGCTGACGGTGCGCGTTCCCGATCCAACCGGCTACGGCCGCATCGTGCGCGATGCCAACGGCGTGGTCCAGCGCATCGTCGAGCACAAGGACGCGAGCGACGAGCAGCGCGCGATCAACGAGATCTACAGCGGCATCATGGCCGCGCCTGCCAAGCATTTGAAGCAATGGCTCGCGCGCATCGACAACAACAACGCGCAGAAAGAGTATTACCTGACCGACGTGGTCGCAATGGCCGTGGCCGATGGTGTCGGCGTGGTCGGCCACTGCATCAACGACCCGTTGCAGGTCGAGGGCGTGAACAGTCCCATGCAACTGGCGGCGCTGGAGCGCGCGCACCAACTGCGTCAGGCCACCAAGCTCATGGAGCAGGGCGTGCGCATGGCCGATCCTGCGCGTTTCGATCTGCGTGACGATGTGCGCGGCGTGCTCGCGCAGCTAGACTGCTCGACCGACGTGGAGATCGACGTGGGCTGCATCTTCACCGGTCAGGTCGAGATCGGCGAAGGCGCGCGCATCGGCGCGTATTGCCACATCAGCAACGCGAAGATCGCGGCGGGTGCGGTGATTCATCCGTTCACGCACATCGATGGCGAAAAGGCAGGGGCTTCCGTGGGCGAGGGCGCTCTGATCGGTCCGTTCGCGCGGCTGCGTCCGGGCGCGCAACTGGGGCGCGAGGTGCACATCGGCAACTTTGTCGAGGTCAAGAACTCCACGCTGGCCGATGGGGCCAAGGCCAATCATCTGGCGTATCTGGGCGATGCAACCGTGGGCGAGCGGGTGAACTACGGGGCGGGGAGCATCACCGCCAACTACGATGGTGCGAACAAGCATCGGACGGTGATCGAGGCCGATGTGCATGTGGGGAGCAACTGTGTGTTGGTGGCTCCGGTGACCATCGGGGCGGGGGGGACTGTGGGTGGTGGGTCTACGGTGACCAAGAACACTTTGCCGGGGTCTTTGACTGTGGCTCGGGGGAAGCAGGTTTCCATTGCTGATTGGACGCGGCCTGCGAAGAAGTGA
- a CDS encoding DUF2917 domain-containing protein: MTATHVLDSQQSSHQPSHSTERVGFFQMNTLRVGNAVSLHSREAMRLSLLASSGNAWITQTSGSAQAEDLFLGAGQTLDVAPGQHVVLEPAAQQAVRYQWERRKA; encoded by the coding sequence ATGACCGCGACCCATGTTCTCGATTCGCAACAATCTTCACATCAACCATCTCATTCCACCGAACGCGTGGGCTTCTTCCAGATGAACACGCTGCGGGTGGGTAATGCGGTAAGCCTGCACAGCCGCGAGGCCATGCGGCTTTCGCTTCTGGCGAGCAGCGGCAATGCCTGGATCACCCAGACGTCGGGCAGCGCGCAGGCTGAGGACCTGTTTCTGGGTGCCGGTCAGACGCTGGATGTCGCGCCCGGTCAGCATGTGGTTCTGGAGCCCGCCGCGCAGCAGGCCGTGCGCTATCAATGGGAGCGCCGCAAGGCATGA
- a CDS encoding LysR substrate-binding domain-containing protein has protein sequence MKPTKPTKPTSPAASAQPSLPPTPPPIAHLRTRPVSVGNWRAFLAVARHLNFRAAADEMALTQSAVSRQIQALEEEVGVPLFLRHTRAVELTTAGGQLFQTLTPALERLDAAVRMVRQTAGRKNVAITTWASFASMWLIPRLEDFQRNYPDIDIRIDASDNVVDLDTSDVDLALRSAVSGSQPFGAKRLFGEQLCVVASPWLLKSMQPIKTPGDVAHFTLIEAGDAHRLSYFEWITWRRWFEVYGVSRLQPARWLYFNYAQQIVQSTLAGQGLSLARMPLVADALATGDLVEVLPGHRLDSPLAYWLIIGPRSAQRPEVQAFCAWLQLQAQTTREAIGEVPDTDMRDDLP, from the coding sequence ATGAAGCCGACCAAGCCGACCAAGCCCACCTCGCCCGCCGCCTCCGCGCAGCCCTCGCTGCCACCCACGCCACCGCCGATTGCGCATCTGCGCACGCGCCCCGTGTCGGTGGGCAACTGGCGTGCGTTTCTGGCCGTGGCACGGCATCTCAATTTCCGCGCGGCGGCCGACGAAATGGCACTCACGCAATCGGCTGTGAGCCGCCAGATTCAGGCGCTCGAAGAAGAAGTGGGTGTGCCCCTGTTCCTGCGCCACACGCGCGCGGTGGAACTGACCACGGCGGGCGGCCAGTTGTTCCAGACGCTGACGCCCGCACTCGAACGGCTCGACGCCGCCGTGCGCATGGTGCGCCAGACAGCGGGCCGCAAGAATGTGGCGATCACCACCTGGGCGAGCTTTGCGTCGATGTGGCTGATTCCACGGCTCGAAGACTTTCAGCGCAACTATCCCGACATCGACATCCGCATCGACGCCAGCGACAACGTGGTCGATCTGGACACCTCGGATGTGGATCTCGCCCTGCGCTCTGCTGTTTCTGGTTCGCAGCCCTTCGGTGCCAAGCGTCTTTTCGGCGAACAGCTGTGCGTGGTCGCCAGTCCGTGGCTGCTCAAAAGCATGCAGCCGATCAAGACGCCGGGCGACGTAGCGCATTTCACTCTGATCGAAGCGGGCGATGCGCACCGCCTGTCGTACTTCGAGTGGATCACCTGGCGACGCTGGTTCGAGGTCTATGGCGTCTCGCGCCTGCAGCCCGCGCGCTGGCTGTATTTCAACTACGCGCAGCAGATCGTGCAGTCCACGCTGGCGGGGCAAGGCCTGTCGCTGGCGCGCATGCCGCTGGTCGCCGACGCGCTCGCCACGGGCGATCTGGTCGAGGTGCTGCCAGGCCACCGGCTCGATTCACCGCTGGCCTACTGGCTCATCATTGGCCCGCGAAGTGCCCAGCGCCCGGAGGTACAGGCGTTCTGCGCATGGCTGCAGTTGCAGGCCCAGACCACGCGCGAAGCCATTGGCGAGGTGCCGGACACCGACATGCGGGACGATCTCCCTTGA
- a CDS encoding bacteriohemerythrin, translating into MTLMPWSAELELGIVEIDTQHRVLVDLANAMHDEIRDVGPLSPVIGQILESLVDYTHNHFIMEEVLFRKYAYSHEEAHEAEHGVFTGRIMDLLTRFEDGETVGQEALELLKDWLIHHICVVDRAYLPFMKAALEKESEANLVPFPT; encoded by the coding sequence ATGACTTTGATGCCCTGGAGCGCGGAGCTGGAACTTGGAATTGTCGAGATTGATACGCAGCACCGCGTTCTGGTCGATCTGGCAAACGCAATGCATGACGAAATCCGCGATGTGGGCCCACTCAGCCCCGTCATCGGGCAGATTCTGGAATCGCTGGTGGATTACACGCACAACCACTTCATCATGGAAGAGGTGCTGTTCCGCAAATATGCCTACTCGCACGAGGAAGCGCACGAGGCCGAGCACGGCGTGTTCACCGGGCGCATCATGGACTTGCTCACCCGCTTCGAGGACGGCGAGACCGTCGGCCAGGAGGCGCTGGAGTTGCTCAAGGACTGGCTGATCCACCACATCTGCGTGGTGGACCGCGCCTATCTGCCCTTCATGAAAGCCGCGCTCGAAAAAGAATCCGAGGCGAATCTGGTGCCCTTCCCGACCTGA
- the tyrS gene encoding tyrosine--tRNA ligase, which yields MNHSAVTTYPVTDSVRQALEITLRGVDELLPKEDWIQKLARSEATGKPLRIKLGLDPTAPDIHIGHTVVLNKMRQLQDLGHTVIFLIGDFTTLIGDPSGRNTTRPPLTAEQIKINAETYRDQAYKVLDPAKTELRYNSEWCDQLGARGMIQLSAKYTVARMMERNDFHQRFTDGSSISLHEFLYPLLQGYDSVALKSDLELGGTDQKFNLLMGRHLQAEYGQESQCVLTMPLLVGLDGENKMSKSKNNYIGITEDANTMFAKVLSISDTLMWDWYTLLSFMSLPEIAALKLEIEGGRNPKDAKVLLAKEITARFHSAAAAEAAEQDFINRSKGGIPDDIPEVQLSGAPMGIGALLKQANLAPSGSEANRLIDGGGVRIDGTVISDKGLKVEAGTFVLQVGKRKFARITLA from the coding sequence ATGAATCATTCAGCTGTTACAACATACCCGGTCACCGACAGTGTCAGACAGGCGCTTGAAATCACTCTGCGCGGCGTCGACGAACTCCTGCCCAAAGAGGACTGGATCCAGAAATTGGCGCGCTCGGAAGCCACCGGCAAACCCCTGCGCATCAAGCTCGGCCTGGACCCGACAGCGCCCGACATCCACATCGGTCACACGGTCGTGCTCAACAAGATGCGCCAGTTGCAGGACCTGGGTCACACGGTGATCTTTCTGATCGGCGACTTCACGACCTTGATCGGCGATCCATCGGGCCGCAATACGACCCGTCCTCCGCTGACGGCCGAGCAGATCAAGATCAACGCCGAGACCTACCGCGATCAGGCCTATAAGGTGCTGGATCCCGCCAAGACCGAGCTGCGCTACAACAGCGAATGGTGCGACCAACTGGGCGCGCGCGGCATGATCCAGCTGTCGGCCAAGTACACGGTGGCCCGCATGATGGAGCGCAACGACTTCCATCAGCGCTTCACCGATGGCAGCTCGATCAGCTTGCACGAATTCCTCTACCCGCTGCTGCAGGGCTATGACTCGGTGGCTTTGAAATCGGATCTGGAACTCGGCGGCACCGACCAGAAATTCAATCTGCTGATGGGCCGCCACCTGCAGGCTGAATATGGTCAGGAATCGCAGTGTGTGCTCACCATGCCTTTGCTGGTGGGTCTGGACGGCGAGAACAAGATGTCCAAGTCCAAGAACAACTACATCGGCATCACCGAGGACGCCAACACCATGTTCGCCAAGGTGCTGTCGATCTCGGACACGCTGATGTGGGACTGGTACACGCTGCTGTCGTTCATGAGCCTGCCGGAAATCGCCGCGCTCAAGCTCGAAATCGAAGGCGGCCGCAATCCCAAGGATGCCAAGGTGCTGCTGGCCAAGGAAATCACCGCGCGCTTTCACAGCGCTGCGGCGGCCGAGGCGGCGGAGCAGGACTTCATCAACCGCAGCAAGGGCGGTATTCCGGACGACATTCCCGAGGTGCAGCTCTCGGGCGCGCCGATGGGCATCGGTGCCTTGCTCAAACAAGCCAACCTGGCGCCTTCGGGCAGCGAAGCCAACCGCCTGATCGACGGCGGCGGCGTGCGCATCGACGGCACGGTGATCAGCGACAAGGGCCTGAAGGTCGAAGCCGGCACTTTCGTGCTGCAGGTCGGCAAGCGCAAGTTCGCCCGCATCACGCTCGCCTGA
- a CDS encoding M23 family metallopeptidase translates to MKHGLTTAYTALAERLVLIAQNHPKRIAAAVAAVLLTGGGGAFAVANLGPDASDLPIRTITHAATSLAEDQPLSALVDIPSYSLYRSDTTRSSDSAESLLQRMGVADPAAAAFLRTNELVRQNLLGRAGRSVTTETTDDHRLTLLTARWAPDESGNFKRLVVKNTGDGKFSANIETAPLTVGSRFAGGVIRNSLFAATDASNIPDSVAVQLADVFANNIDFHRSLRKDDRFSVVYETLEADGEPLRAGRVLSAEFHNNGKTFDAVWFQEPGRKAAYYTLNGDSMQRAFLTSPVEFTRISSAFSMRMHPILKTWRAHNGTDLAAPTGTTVRTVGDGVVTFAGVQNGYGNVIYIKHSGEQETVYAHLSSVDVKQGQSVEQGQKIGAVGSTGWATGPHLHYELRVNGEQRDPMAAALASDASRPISKTSRPAFDRLAENMRIQLSSAALQTTARAD, encoded by the coding sequence TTGAAGCATGGTTTAACTACCGCGTATACGGCATTGGCCGAGCGCCTTGTCCTGATAGCCCAGAATCATCCGAAGCGCATTGCGGCAGCCGTGGCTGCCGTTCTTCTGACCGGTGGTGGCGGTGCCTTCGCCGTGGCCAATCTGGGCCCGGATGCGTCCGATCTGCCGATTCGCACGATCACTCACGCCGCCACTTCGCTGGCCGAAGACCAGCCGCTGTCCGCACTGGTGGACATTCCCAGCTACTCGCTCTATAGATCCGACACCACCCGCAGCAGCGACAGTGCCGAGAGCCTGCTGCAGCGCATGGGCGTGGCCGATCCGGCCGCAGCCGCTTTCCTGCGCACCAACGAACTGGTCCGCCAGAACCTGCTGGGCCGTGCCGGTCGCTCGGTCACGACCGAAACCACCGACGATCATCGCCTGACGCTGTTGACCGCACGCTGGGCACCCGACGAGAGCGGCAATTTCAAGCGCCTCGTGGTCAAGAACACCGGCGACGGCAAGTTCTCCGCCAACATCGAAACCGCCCCGCTGACCGTGGGCAGCCGCTTTGCGGGCGGCGTGATCCGCAATTCACTGTTCGCGGCGACCGATGCCTCCAACATCCCCGACTCGGTGGCCGTGCAACTGGCCGACGTGTTCGCCAACAACATCGATTTCCACCGCTCCCTGCGCAAGGATGACCGTTTCTCGGTCGTCTACGAAACGCTGGAAGCCGACGGCGAGCCCCTGCGCGCCGGTCGCGTGCTGAGCGCCGAGTTCCACAACAACGGCAAGACCTTCGACGCCGTCTGGTTCCAGGAACCCGGTCGCAAGGCGGCGTACTACACGCTCAATGGCGACAGCATGCAGCGCGCGTTCCTGACCTCGCCCGTCGAGTTCACCCGCATCAGCAGCGCATTCTCCATGCGCATGCACCCGATTCTCAAGACCTGGCGCGCCCACAATGGCACCGACCTGGCCGCCCCCACCGGCACCACCGTGCGCACGGTGGGTGACGGCGTGGTGACCTTTGCCGGCGTTCAGAATGGCTACGGCAACGTCATCTACATCAAGCACTCGGGCGAGCAGGAAACGGTCTATGCCCACCTGAGTTCGGTCGACGTCAAGCAAGGGCAATCGGTCGAGCAAGGCCAGAAGATCGGCGCTGTCGGCTCCACCGGCTGGGCCACTGGCCCGCACCTGCACTATGAACTGCGCGTGAACGGCGAGCAGCGCGACCCCATGGCCGCAGCCCTGGCAAGCGACGCATCACGCCCGATCTCCAAGACATCGCGCCCTGCGTTCGACCGTCTGGCTGAAAACATGCGCATCCAGCTGTCCTCAGCAGCGCTGCAGACCACGGCCCGCGCCGACTGA